The following are from one region of the Paenibacillus sp. JZ16 genome:
- a CDS encoding rhamnulokinase, with amino-acid sequence MNVLAFDLGASSGRAMLGQWNGRTIDVTEIHRFPNDPVRIGDRFQWDILRIYHEMKQGLLRLKGQHSLPTSIGIDSWAVDFGLLDRSGELLMNPYHYRDTHTDGVMEQVFRDVPPAEIFDRTGIQFLSFNTIYQLASLQRQKPYLLQEAERLLMIPDLLRYFLTGEMANEFTNATTTQLYNPLSASWDDHLLKSLNIPHKLFHPVAQPGTHVGALRSSVTEELGIPPIPLYTVAEHDTASAVVAVPAIERSFAYLSCGTWSLMGTEVDQPVIHERARELNFTNEGGAYDTYRLLKNIMGLWILQECQRTWGREGLTYSYPELVKMADAAPAFACFIDPDDPIFLPAGDMPKRVVEYAARTNQSVPQDAGALVRCIMESLAMQYRYVLELTEELSGQKFQGLHMVGGGIHNETLCQWTANAIGKPVWAGPAEGSAIGNMAVQWIAQGELSDIWEARAVIRESFPVKTYEPKETSLWEEAYGVFGQRTGKR; translated from the coding sequence TTGAACGTTCTTGCATTTGATTTGGGCGCAAGCAGTGGCAGGGCCATGCTGGGCCAATGGAACGGCCGAACCATCGACGTAACGGAAATTCACCGGTTCCCGAACGATCCGGTTCGAATCGGCGACCGTTTCCAATGGGATATACTGCGGATCTACCACGAGATGAAGCAGGGCTTGCTCCGATTGAAAGGACAGCATAGCCTGCCGACGAGCATCGGTATTGATTCCTGGGCGGTGGATTTCGGACTTCTGGATCGGAGCGGGGAGCTGCTCATGAATCCGTATCATTATCGGGACACGCACACGGATGGCGTGATGGAGCAGGTCTTCCGGGATGTGCCGCCTGCCGAGATTTTTGATCGGACGGGGATCCAGTTCCTCTCATTCAACACGATCTATCAGCTGGCTTCCTTACAGCGTCAGAAGCCCTACTTGCTTCAAGAAGCCGAGCGTCTTCTTATGATTCCCGATTTGCTGCGCTACTTCTTGACCGGCGAGATGGCGAATGAATTTACGAACGCTACTACAACGCAGCTGTATAACCCGCTTTCGGCAAGCTGGGATGATCATCTCTTGAAATCATTGAATATTCCTCATAAGTTATTTCATCCTGTGGCTCAACCCGGTACGCATGTTGGGGCTTTGAGATCATCCGTCACGGAGGAGCTGGGGATCCCGCCGATTCCGCTCTATACGGTTGCAGAGCATGATACGGCTTCCGCCGTGGTCGCGGTTCCGGCTATAGAGCGTTCGTTTGCTTACTTGAGCTGCGGTACCTGGTCGCTGATGGGAACTGAAGTCGATCAGCCTGTCATTCATGAACGGGCCAGAGAGCTGAACTTCACGAATGAGGGAGGAGCCTACGACACGTACCGACTGCTCAAGAATATCATGGGACTTTGGATTCTGCAGGAATGTCAGCGGACCTGGGGACGAGAAGGGTTAACGTACTCCTATCCCGAATTGGTTAAGATGGCGGATGCGGCGCCGGCATTTGCTTGTTTTATTGATCCCGATGATCCCATATTCCTCCCAGCCGGAGATATGCCGAAGCGTGTAGTGGAATATGCGGCGCGCACAAACCAGAGCGTTCCGCAGGATGCAGGCGCTCTTGTACGCTGCATTATGGAGAGCCTGGCCATGCAGTACCGTTATGTGCTGGAGTTGACCGAGGAATTGTCGGGGCAAAAATTTCAGGGCTTGCATATGGTGGGCGGTGGCATTCATAATGAAACATTATGCCAGTGGACCGCGAATGCGATAGGGAAACCCGTATGGGCTGGACCTGCGGAGGGCAGTGCCATCGGCAATATGGCCGTGCAGTGGATCGCGCAAGGCGAGCTGTCCGATATATGGGAAGCACGCGCAGTCATTAGAGAGTCCTTCCCGGTCAAGACCTACGAGCCGAAGGAAACTTCCTTATGGGAGGAGGCTTACGGGGTGTTCGGTCAGCGGACCGGGAAGAGATAG
- a CDS encoding DeoR/GlpR family DNA-binding transcription regulator, translating to MLVAERYEKIVQLVNERGSIRVSELSQLCGVTEETIRRDLDRLEQAGRLRRSHGGAVSVKDQPEIQRSQPEIPYAEREIMHALEKQRIAEEAVKRIHPNDRILLDASSTAWYMAKIIPDIPITVLTNSIKVAAELSTKERVQVISTGGILAHRSLSFVGPLAERSLDAYYVDKAFLSCKGVHIERGLSESNELQARIKHKMIGMTDETILLADASKFGTQAFAQVADLSQVNLIITDRRLTEEEAAPYRALGIKIESV from the coding sequence ATGCTGGTTGCAGAACGATATGAGAAAATAGTACAGTTGGTCAACGAAAGAGGGAGCATCCGAGTCTCCGAGCTGAGTCAGCTCTGCGGTGTAACGGAAGAAACGATTCGCCGCGATCTTGACAGGCTGGAGCAAGCAGGGCGCTTGCGCCGTTCCCATGGCGGAGCGGTTAGCGTGAAGGATCAACCGGAAATTCAGCGGTCGCAGCCGGAAATACCGTATGCTGAGCGGGAAATCATGCATGCGCTGGAGAAGCAGCGGATCGCGGAGGAAGCGGTCAAGCGAATCCATCCGAATGATCGCATCCTGCTGGATGCAAGCTCTACGGCTTGGTACATGGCAAAAATCATACCGGATATTCCGATTACCGTGCTGACGAATTCGATTAAGGTGGCTGCGGAGCTGAGCACCAAGGAGAGGGTTCAGGTGATCTCCACAGGCGGCATTCTGGCTCATCGTTCCCTGTCCTTTGTAGGTCCGCTTGCGGAACGCTCGCTGGATGCTTACTACGTGGATAAGGCCTTTCTATCCTGCAAGGGTGTGCATATCGAGCGGGGCCTTAGCGAATCCAATGAGCTTCAGGCGCGAATCAAGCATAAAATGATCGGAATGACAGATGAGACCATTCTGCTTGCCGATGCCAGCAAATTCGGCACGCAGGCTTTTGCGCAGGTTGCCGATCTATCCCAAGTGAATCTGATCATTACCGATCGGAGATTGACGGAAGAGGAAGCGGCACCTTATCGAGCATTGGGCATCAAGATCGAATCTGTATAG
- a CDS encoding LutC/YkgG family protein — protein sequence MTNENDRSWLDRLEEQSRKKQEQFMDGIAAKLGRNRVRTAPEHPFRGAPDFWNEFEWPLEERITQFTANFEAAGGHVVRLSHREEVSRFIRDKAMEMSAATILRQQEDALDRLGLEESLPEALVLSWNEAADTNWRAVAARADFGVVMADYAAAYTGSITVKSAPHKGRSVSLLPTVLIAIIPIERMVTRLGEILVQFDQAGREQLPAGIHFISGPSRSADIENDLTIGVHGPGIVYALLVDSYEN from the coding sequence ATGACTAACGAAAACGATCGCAGCTGGCTGGACCGTCTTGAAGAACAGTCTCGCAAGAAGCAGGAGCAGTTCATGGATGGAATTGCCGCGAAGCTGGGCAGAAACCGGGTTCGCACCGCTCCGGAGCATCCTTTCCGCGGTGCCCCCGATTTCTGGAATGAGTTTGAGTGGCCGCTTGAGGAGAGGATTACGCAGTTTACCGCCAACTTTGAAGCGGCAGGAGGCCATGTGGTAAGGCTGAGCCACCGCGAAGAGGTCAGCCGGTTTATTAGGGACAAAGCGATGGAGATGAGTGCGGCTACGATTCTTCGTCAGCAGGAAGACGCGCTGGACCGCCTGGGGCTGGAAGAGAGCTTGCCGGAGGCGCTTGTTCTCTCCTGGAATGAGGCAGCGGACACGAACTGGAGGGCAGTCGCTGCCAGAGCTGATTTTGGTGTCGTCATGGCGGATTATGCTGCGGCTTACACCGGTTCGATTACGGTGAAATCAGCCCCGCATAAAGGACGTTCGGTCAGCCTGCTGCCGACCGTGTTGATAGCCATCATTCCAATAGAGCGAATGGTTACCCGACTAGGCGAGATTCTGGTTCAGTTTGATCAGGCCGGACGCGAGCAGCTGCCAGCGGGAATCCATTTCATCTCGGGCCCGAGCCGTTCCGCCGATATCGAGAACGATCTTACGATTGGCGTTCACGGGCCAGGCATCGTGTACGCCCTGCTGGTCGATTCCTATGAGAATTAA
- a CDS encoding UDP-N-acetylmuramoyl-L-alanyl-D-glutamate--2,6-diaminopimelate ligase, whose amino-acid sequence MILKSLTERLILKTITGSTSVDITNLDTDSREIRPGGLFVCVPGFHVDGHDYARQAIRNGAVAIVAERELPGLPGNITHITVPDTRRILPILANAFFGDPTQQLKLIGITGTNGKTTTTHMVEKILNDAHRKTGIIGTLYMKIGDHMEKTLNTTPDTIQLQRYFHTMVTHGGTYAVLEVSSHGLNMGRVRGCDFQTVVFTNLSHDHLDFHQNMESYRNTKELLFTQLGNSNRDMLKKAILNADDEASSYYAKRTSAQIVTYGIRNEADVRATHIQNMPDGCKFHVETPWGHGDFSLKVHGVHNVYNALAAMTTCLLEGIPLEEICRSLQQFAGVHGRFQEIETGRRFRVVVDYAHNPDGLKATLQSAKEITPGKMICVMGCRGERDRLKRPIMADIAASYADYVLFTTDNPFSEDPEQIMAEMLGGLTSHEAGNWEVILNRKEAIQRAVELAGDEDRIIITGRGHETRYVAGSQIESFSDEDIVMRSLQDMEHGIQMMTPEL is encoded by the coding sequence ATGATTCTGAAATCACTGACGGAGCGGCTGATTCTTAAGACGATAACGGGCAGTACTTCTGTGGATATCACGAACCTGGATACAGATTCAAGAGAGATTCGGCCTGGCGGCCTGTTCGTCTGTGTTCCAGGCTTTCACGTGGACGGTCATGACTATGCCCGTCAGGCGATACGTAACGGCGCTGTTGCCATTGTGGCTGAACGGGAGCTGCCGGGACTACCAGGAAATATTACACATATAACGGTACCGGATACCAGAAGAATTCTGCCGATTCTCGCAAACGCCTTTTTCGGAGATCCCACGCAGCAATTGAAACTGATCGGAATTACCGGGACAAACGGCAAGACAACGACAACCCACATGGTAGAAAAGATACTGAACGACGCTCACCGCAAAACGGGCATCATTGGCACACTGTATATGAAGATCGGAGATCATATGGAGAAAACGCTGAATACCACGCCGGATACGATCCAGCTGCAGCGTTATTTTCACACGATGGTCACCCATGGCGGAACCTATGCCGTATTGGAGGTGTCCTCGCACGGATTGAATATGGGGAGAGTGCGCGGATGCGATTTTCAAACCGTGGTTTTTACGAATTTGTCGCATGATCATCTGGACTTTCATCAGAATATGGAGAGCTATCGCAATACGAAGGAGCTGTTGTTCACCCAGCTGGGCAACAGTAATCGTGACATGCTGAAGAAGGCGATCCTGAATGCGGACGATGAAGCATCATCCTATTATGCAAAACGTACATCCGCACAGATCGTAACCTATGGCATTCGTAACGAGGCTGATGTTCGGGCAACGCATATTCAAAATATGCCGGACGGCTGCAAGTTTCATGTAGAAACGCCATGGGGACACGGTGACTTCAGTCTGAAGGTGCATGGAGTTCACAACGTGTATAACGCGCTTGCCGCCATGACCACTTGCTTGCTGGAAGGGATACCGCTTGAAGAAATCTGCAGAAGTCTACAACAATTTGCAGGGGTTCATGGACGATTTCAAGAAATAGAAACGGGACGAAGATTTCGCGTGGTTGTAGATTATGCGCATAATCCGGATGGACTTAAGGCAACTTTGCAATCGGCCAAGGAAATTACGCCAGGCAAAATGATATGCGTGATGGGCTGCCGGGGCGAAAGAGATCGGTTAAAACGTCCGATCATGGCGGACATTGCAGCTTCATATGCGGATTATGTGTTGTTCACGACGGACAATCCGTTCTCGGAGGATCCTGAGCAGATTATGGCTGAGATGCTGGGAGGCCTAACCTCGCATGAGGCAGGGAATTGGGAGGTTATCCTGAACCGTAAAGAAGCCATTCAACGAGCTGTGGAATTGGCTGGTGACGAGGACAGGATCATTATTACCGGACGAGGCCATGAGACCCGTTATGTAGC
- a CDS encoding SDR family oxidoreductase, which translates to MGPFTDDLLQNKVVLITGGATGLGRAMGEKFAQLGAKLAICGRREEVLQQTAEELKQLGCEVWYKSCDVRDPAQISALVDAAEQHYGGIDVLVNNAAGNFISPTERLSPRAVDAVLNIVLHGTFYATLEVGKRWIEQGKSGTMLNIVTTYASTGSGYVVPSAAAKAGVLALTRSLAVEWAPYGIRQVAIAPGPFPTEGAWSRLSPTPDLEQKMIDRIPLKRVGDAEELANLAAYLISDYAGYINGDVITIDGGEWLQGAGQFNDLAEVTHEQWDRLAELTRRGK; encoded by the coding sequence ATGGGACCGTTCACGGACGATTTGCTTCAAAATAAAGTTGTATTGATCACGGGAGGCGCCACGGGCCTTGGTCGGGCCATGGGAGAGAAGTTCGCGCAGCTTGGCGCTAAACTGGCCATATGCGGACGCCGGGAGGAAGTTCTTCAGCAGACCGCAGAAGAATTAAAACAGCTAGGCTGCGAAGTATGGTACAAAAGCTGCGACGTTCGAGACCCTGCGCAGATATCGGCTCTTGTTGATGCGGCAGAGCAGCATTATGGAGGTATTGACGTACTTGTCAACAACGCAGCCGGGAACTTCATCAGCCCCACCGAGCGCCTCTCTCCTCGGGCTGTAGATGCCGTGCTGAACATCGTGCTGCACGGCACCTTCTACGCAACACTTGAAGTCGGTAAACGCTGGATTGAGCAGGGCAAAAGCGGAACAATGCTCAACATCGTCACAACATATGCTTCAACAGGCTCTGGCTATGTGGTCCCTTCTGCAGCCGCAAAAGCGGGCGTGCTTGCGCTGACTCGTTCACTCGCGGTGGAATGGGCCCCTTACGGGATCCGACAAGTTGCGATCGCCCCGGGTCCATTCCCGACTGAAGGCGCATGGTCAAGATTATCGCCCACGCCGGACCTGGAGCAAAAGATGATCGACCGCATCCCCCTAAAGCGCGTAGGGGATGCAGAGGAATTAGCTAATCTCGCCGCGTATCTCATTTCCGATTATGCCGGTTATATTAATGGTGACGTGATCACCATCGATGGCGGCGAATGGCTTCAAGGTGCGGGACAATTCAACGACCTGGCGGAAGTGACCCATGAGCAATGGGATCGGCTGGCCGAACTGACACGCAGGGGCAAATAA
- a CDS encoding LutB/LldF family L-lactate oxidation iron-sulfur protein: MSTAESKAQTVKERAGYALNNDFLRNAVKFTTERLRLGKKLASEEHGNWDAWRERGRQIRLHTIAHLDYYLNEFAEQARANGAHVHFAETAEEAVAISLQIAEHKSAKSVVKSKSMVSEELHLNKALDSIGVEAVETDLGEYIIQLADETPSHIIIPAIHKNRYQIAELLSAEAGETLPPDTAIMAGFVRMKLREKFLEADIGMTGCNFAIAETGSMVLFENEGNARMVTTVPKTQITLMGMERIIPSWADLEVMATLLPRSATGQKLTVYMSGISGPKRELDADGPDEMHIIIIDNGRSLQLGDPEFQELLNCIRCGACLNACPVYRHIGGHAYGGTYSGPIGAVLTPALNKNVAEWDDIANASSLCGACYEACPVKIPLHDMLVSLRRRKIEAGRGDKLEAMGMKGFSAIMGNAKRYRSVVSLGKWGQKLVVRGGEIRTRIGPLKGWNSYRVTPSLPKQSFRDRWPGMEQDIRGTSGTMDPEIANRLKERLQQQKFGKGEKAHD, from the coding sequence ATGAGCACAGCTGAATCGAAAGCGCAAACGGTTAAGGAACGTGCAGGTTACGCTCTCAATAATGATTTTCTGCGCAATGCGGTGAAGTTTACGACAGAGCGGCTGCGGCTCGGCAAAAAGCTTGCGTCTGAGGAGCATGGCAACTGGGATGCGTGGAGGGAACGGGGACGCCAAATCCGGCTCCATACTATCGCTCACCTGGATTATTACTTGAATGAATTTGCTGAGCAGGCCAGGGCGAACGGAGCCCATGTCCATTTTGCGGAGACGGCGGAAGAGGCGGTCGCGATCTCTCTGCAAATCGCAGAGCATAAGTCGGCCAAGTCCGTCGTGAAATCAAAATCAATGGTGTCCGAGGAGCTGCATCTGAACAAGGCGCTCGACTCGATCGGAGTGGAGGCCGTCGAAACGGATCTCGGCGAGTATATTATTCAGCTGGCGGATGAAACGCCTTCTCATATCATCATTCCGGCCATTCATAAGAACCGTTACCAAATTGCGGAGCTGTTGTCCGCAGAGGCAGGCGAAACACTGCCGCCCGATACGGCGATTATGGCAGGTTTTGTCCGCATGAAGCTGCGAGAGAAATTCCTTGAAGCGGACATTGGCATGACGGGGTGTAATTTTGCGATCGCCGAGACGGGCTCGATGGTTTTGTTCGAGAATGAAGGCAATGCCCGCATGGTGACGACGGTGCCAAAGACACAGATTACCCTGATGGGCATGGAGCGGATTATTCCGTCATGGGCGGATCTCGAAGTCATGGCTACCTTGCTGCCGCGTTCAGCGACCGGTCAGAAACTGACAGTATACATGTCCGGTATCAGTGGTCCGAAGAGAGAACTGGATGCCGATGGACCGGACGAGATGCATATTATCATCATTGATAACGGCCGTTCTCTTCAGCTCGGGGACCCCGAATTCCAGGAGCTGCTTAACTGTATACGCTGCGGCGCCTGCCTGAATGCCTGTCCCGTATATCGCCATATTGGCGGGCACGCTTATGGGGGGACGTATAGCGGCCCAATCGGTGCCGTATTAACGCCTGCCTTGAACAAGAACGTCGCGGAATGGGACGATATTGCCAACGCATCCAGCCTGTGCGGCGCCTGTTATGAAGCATGCCCCGTGAAGATTCCGCTGCATGATATGCTGGTATCCCTGCGCCGCCGGAAGATTGAAGCCGGGCGCGGCGACAAGCTGGAAGCGATGGGAATGAAGGGCTTCTCCGCGATTATGGGGAATGCCAAGCGTTATCGCAGCGTGGTATCCCTCGGAAAGTGGGGCCAGAAATTGGTGGTTCGAGGCGGGGAGATTCGAACGCGGATCGGACCTTTGAAGGGGTGGAATTCATACAGGGTAACCCCAAGTCTCCCCAAGCAATCCTTCCGTGACCGATGGCCGGGGATGGAGCAGGATATTCGCGGAACCTCCGGGACAATGGACCCTGAAATCGCCAACCGATTGAAGGAGCGGCTTCAGCAGCAGAAGTTCGGAAAGGGGGAGAAGGCCCATGACTAA
- the rhaA gene encoding L-rhamnose isomerase encodes MRQDVARNFEEAKKLYGQHGINVDEILTELERIKISIHCWQGDDVRGFLFRDQELSGGISVTGKYPGAAGTPEQLRADLEKAMSLIPGSHKVNLHAIYADTDETVDLDQLEPRHFQSWVDWAKEQGIGLDFNPTCFSHDKSKDGFTLSHPDPAIRQFWIEHCKASRRIGAYFGEQLGQTCVTNIWVPDGYKDVPVDRMAPRQRLKEALDEIFAEDINPQWNLDAVESKLFGLGSEAYVVGSHEFYMGYGIQNNKLICLDAGHFHPTESIAGKLSSLALFTDGLLLHVSRPMRWDSDHVVIMDDELTEIGRELVRNNLLDVTHIGLDFFDASINRIAAWVIGTRNTIKALLRAKLEPVDRLKQAELEGDYTTRLALTEEFKSYPFGAVWDYYCERMGVPVREEWLSEVKQYEQDVLLKRTQA; translated from the coding sequence ATGAGGCAGGATGTTGCAAGGAACTTTGAAGAAGCGAAAAAGCTCTATGGGCAGCATGGCATCAACGTGGACGAAATTTTGACGGAACTTGAACGCATCAAAATCTCCATTCACTGCTGGCAAGGAGACGATGTCCGGGGATTCCTGTTCCGCGACCAGGAGCTGTCCGGGGGCATCTCCGTGACCGGGAAATATCCAGGCGCTGCAGGAACGCCGGAACAGCTGCGGGCCGATCTGGAAAAAGCGATGTCGCTCATTCCGGGATCCCACAAGGTGAACCTCCACGCGATCTACGCGGATACCGATGAGACCGTTGATCTGGATCAGCTGGAGCCGAGGCACTTCCAATCTTGGGTGGATTGGGCCAAAGAGCAAGGAATCGGACTCGATTTTAATCCGACCTGCTTCTCCCATGACAAATCGAAGGATGGGTTTACGCTGAGTCATCCCGATCCGGCAATCCGTCAATTCTGGATTGAGCATTGCAAGGCATCACGAAGAATCGGGGCTTACTTCGGCGAACAGCTGGGTCAAACCTGCGTGACGAATATCTGGGTTCCGGACGGTTATAAGGATGTGCCGGTAGACCGAATGGCGCCGAGGCAGCGGCTGAAGGAAGCGCTGGATGAGATTTTTGCTGAAGATATTAATCCGCAATGGAACCTCGATGCCGTCGAGAGTAAACTGTTCGGACTGGGCTCAGAGGCTTACGTTGTGGGTTCGCACGAGTTCTACATGGGATACGGCATACAGAACAACAAGCTGATCTGCCTGGATGCGGGTCACTTCCATCCAACCGAGAGCATTGCCGGCAAACTGTCATCGCTTGCCCTTTTCACCGATGGACTTCTCCTTCATGTCAGCCGGCCGATGCGCTGGGACAGCGACCATGTCGTCATCATGGATGATGAACTGACCGAGATTGGACGCGAGCTGGTGCGCAATAACCTGCTGGATGTTACCCATATTGGACTGGACTTCTTTGATGCCAGCATTAACCGTATCGCCGCGTGGGTTATCGGTACCCGAAATACGATAAAGGCGCTGCTGCGTGCCAAGCTGGAACCTGTCGATCGGCTGAAGCAGGCCGAACTTGAAGGCGATTACACGACCCGCCTGGCGTTAACGGAAGAGTTTAAATCCTATCCGTTTGGAGCGGTGTGGGATTATTACTGCGAACGTATGGGCGTACCTGTAAGAGAAGAGTGGCTGTCCGAAGTGAAACAGTATGAACAGGATGTATTGCTGAAACGTACGCAAGCATGA
- a CDS encoding (Fe-S)-binding protein gives MKISLFVTCLSDALFPRVAESMARLLARYGVQLEFPEIQTCCGQPAYNSGYWDDARISAKTILDAFDDSDFVVSPSGSCTYMIHHYPDLFKDDPLYLDKAKALQSKCYEFTQFLVDVLGVSDVGAVYPHKVTYHPSCHGSRLLGVKEQPMKLLSQVKGLELVPLPFAEDCCGFGGTFAVKMADISGAMVTEKSDHVLETEASVLVGLDMACLMNIAGNLRHRGEKVQVKHLAELLYEGVSVHEHS, from the coding sequence TTGAAGATTTCATTATTTGTCACTTGTCTCAGCGATGCCTTGTTCCCGCGGGTAGCTGAATCGATGGCAAGATTGCTGGCAAGGTACGGCGTGCAGCTGGAATTTCCGGAAATCCAGACCTGCTGCGGCCAACCGGCCTACAATAGTGGTTATTGGGATGATGCTCGCATCAGTGCCAAGACGATTCTGGACGCTTTTGACGATAGCGACTTTGTTGTGTCTCCTTCCGGCTCCTGCACGTATATGATTCATCATTATCCGGATTTGTTCAAGGACGATCCCTTATACTTGGATAAAGCGAAAGCGCTTCAATCCAAATGCTATGAGTTTACGCAATTCCTCGTCGACGTGCTGGGCGTGTCCGATGTTGGCGCCGTCTATCCGCACAAGGTAACCTATCATCCATCCTGCCACGGAAGCCGCCTTCTCGGGGTGAAGGAGCAGCCAATGAAACTGCTTAGCCAAGTCAAGGGACTGGAACTGGTTCCCTTGCCATTCGCCGAGGATTGCTGCGGGTTCGGCGGAACGTTTGCCGTGAAAATGGCGGACATTTCGGGGGCGATGGTCACAGAGAAAAGCGATCATGTGCTGGAGACCGAGGCGTCCGTGCTTGTCGGTCTCGATATGGCCTGCCTTATGAATATTGCCGGCAATCTGCGACATCGGGGCGAGAAGGTTCAGGTCAAGCATTTGGCCGAGCTGTTGTATGAGGGGGTGAGCGTACATGAGCACAGCTGA